From one Trueperella pyogenes genomic stretch:
- a CDS encoding AbrB/MazE/SpoVT family DNA-binding domain-containing protein, whose translation MLVELKAKSQMTIPKQIMSELGLSIGDQFEAVVQDGNIVLIPVVVYPKARIEELNRLADEARAELQSGTSRKFSNVEDLISFLHDDVDS comes from the coding sequence ATGCTCGTAGAGCTCAAAGCCAAGTCTCAGATGACCATCCCAAAGCAGATTATGTCTGAGCTTGGGCTTAGCATTGGCGATCAGTTTGAGGCGGTTGTTCAGGACGGCAACATCGTGTTGATTCCGGTTGTCGTCTACCCCAAAGCGCGCATCGAAGAACTGAATCGGCTCGCAGACGAGGCACGCGCCGAACTTCAGTCTGGCACATCTAGGAAGTTCAGCAACGTCGAGGATCTGATCTCATTCCTCCACGACGACGTCGACAGCTAG
- a CDS encoding type II toxin-antitoxin system RelE/ParE family toxin: MPYQLVLERRFVKNYKKLSKIERKLVDTKLRILADNPWHPSLRTKKIRSTDEFECSVNMDIRIAFFFEGNAIVILLDIGHHDILLGRRTR, encoded by the coding sequence ATGCCCTATCAACTCGTCCTTGAAAGGCGATTCGTCAAAAATTACAAGAAACTCAGCAAGATCGAGCGCAAGCTCGTCGACACTAAACTACGGATTCTCGCAGATAATCCGTGGCATCCATCGCTACGAACTAAGAAGATTCGCTCCACAGACGAGTTCGAATGTAGCGTAAATATGGACATCCGGATCGCATTCTTCTTTGAAGGCAACGCCATCGTGATCTTGCTCGATATCGGTCATCATGACATCCTCCTCGGCAGACGTACCCGCTAA
- the mnhG gene encoding monovalent cation/H(+) antiporter subunit G: MTWELIADWVGLALIVVGSIFMLIAAIGVFRFRDLLTIQHIATKPQVFSLIMLMLGVSLMVRSSTMTWTMLLVIGFQLITSPISAHMMSRAGYRTNRIEKNSLVLDELSEDIEAGDER, translated from the coding sequence ATGACGTGGGAACTCATCGCGGATTGGGTGGGTTTAGCGCTTATTGTCGTCGGATCCATCTTTATGCTTATAGCGGCGATCGGCGTCTTTCGTTTCCGCGATCTCTTGACGATCCAACACATCGCCACCAAACCACAAGTCTTCTCGCTCATTATGCTCATGTTGGGCGTCTCGCTGATGGTGCGTAGCTCGACGATGACGTGGACGATGCTGCTTGTTATTGGCTTTCAGCTGATCACATCACCGATCTCTGCGCACATGATGTCGCGAGCCGGATATCGGACGAACCGGATTGAGAAGAACTCGCTGGTTCTCGATGAGCTGAGTGAAGACATCGAGGCGGGAGACGAGCGCTAA
- a CDS encoding ATP-binding protein, whose amino-acid sequence MEQITDPYTPNAGAKPPVLAGREDQMKDFELLLAKTMKGRPARSMIITGLRGVGKTVLLSAFRDRAENAQWVTVELEASKYDETLFRRQIYSKLRIALLRISPRAKWDSHLNRAAQFLSSFSLTFDPEGALSAGFDIGDTRGLADSQILNHDLTELFLSLGQAAKAHNKGVVLLIDEIQFLERNQLEALIMAIHKTVQRALPITVVGAGLPQIAELAGDAKSYAERLFIFPRVDSLTPEDTKIAFADPAQDEGVYWEESALERAIEATDGYPYFIQELGSAVWKVAEKSPITAEDVEHSIDLFEAGLDESFFRVRLDRATSLQAAYLRAMAELGPGPQKANAVAEVMGRDSKSLGPTRSELINMGLLYTPMHGYAEFTVPHFDRFMKREMPKVVIPEKRARKKR is encoded by the coding sequence ATGGAGCAGATCACCGACCCTTATACACCTAATGCTGGAGCCAAGCCACCAGTGCTTGCAGGACGCGAAGACCAAATGAAAGACTTCGAGCTCCTCCTCGCCAAGACGATGAAAGGGCGCCCTGCACGGTCAATGATCATCACCGGTCTAAGGGGCGTTGGGAAAACAGTTTTGCTCAGTGCATTTCGTGACCGCGCGGAAAATGCTCAATGGGTCACGGTCGAATTAGAAGCTTCAAAGTACGACGAGACGCTCTTTCGTAGGCAAATTTACTCGAAGTTACGTATTGCATTACTGCGGATTTCCCCGCGAGCAAAGTGGGATTCTCACCTGAATAGAGCCGCTCAATTTCTCAGCTCCTTCTCGCTCACTTTCGACCCGGAAGGCGCCTTGAGCGCCGGCTTCGATATTGGCGACACCCGAGGACTGGCCGACTCTCAGATCCTTAACCATGACCTCACTGAGCTTTTTCTGAGCTTAGGCCAGGCAGCGAAGGCCCACAACAAGGGTGTCGTCCTTCTTATCGACGAAATTCAATTCCTTGAGAGAAATCAGCTCGAGGCACTGATTATGGCAATCCATAAAACGGTCCAACGAGCACTGCCTATCACAGTCGTCGGAGCTGGTTTGCCTCAAATTGCAGAATTGGCTGGCGATGCAAAGTCCTATGCCGAACGCCTCTTCATCTTTCCACGAGTAGATTCACTGACCCCAGAAGACACAAAGATAGCCTTCGCCGACCCTGCACAAGATGAAGGCGTCTATTGGGAAGAATCAGCTTTAGAAAGGGCGATTGAAGCAACTGACGGATACCCTTACTTCATTCAGGAACTCGGCTCAGCTGTGTGGAAAGTTGCGGAAAAGTCGCCGATCACTGCGGAAGATGTTGAGCATTCGATCGATTTGTTCGAAGCTGGACTAGATGAATCCTTCTTTCGCGTCCGCCTCGATCGTGCTACCTCTTTACAAGCAGCATATCTTCGTGCGATGGCGGAGCTCGGACCCGGCCCCCAAAAGGCTAATGCTGTCGCAGAAGTAATGGGCAGAGATTCTAAGAGTCTTGGCCCGACCCGCTCAGAGCTCATCAACATGGGCCTGCTCTATACCCCCATGCACGGCTACGCTGAGTTCACTGTTCCGCATTTTGATCGTTTTATGAAACGTGAGATGCCTAAAGTTGTCATTCCCGAAAAGCGCGCCCGAAAAAAGAGATAG
- a CDS encoding endonuclease III domain-containing protein has translation MSFRDVYDRLDQLFSVEDWWPAESAFEIIVGAVLTQNTSWGNVERALVNLEAVTSFDPDKILSIPLEDLMASIRPAGSYARKAQTIRDLASWYLRQSSSAKLVDTGDLRISLLETHGVGPETADVILLYVFERPLFIFDTYARRMLTALGLKVGRDYESTRILHETTIGEEGFSVAELATFHALVVTAGKSAGRDGWLPILHP, from the coding sequence GTGAGTTTCCGTGACGTTTATGACCGGCTCGATCAACTATTCTCAGTTGAGGATTGGTGGCCAGCTGAAAGCGCCTTCGAAATAATTGTTGGCGCGGTCCTGACGCAGAATACGTCCTGGGGCAATGTGGAACGCGCTCTGGTGAATCTTGAGGCAGTCACCTCTTTTGATCCAGACAAGATTCTGTCCATCCCACTAGAAGACTTGATGGCCTCTATCCGGCCAGCAGGCTCATATGCTCGCAAGGCACAAACTATTAGAGACCTGGCCTCCTGGTACCTCCGGCAATCGTCTTCTGCCAAGCTCGTGGATACAGGTGACCTGCGGATTAGCTTGCTGGAAACACACGGCGTTGGCCCGGAGACTGCTGATGTTATCCTGCTGTACGTCTTCGAGCGTCCCCTGTTTATCTTCGATACTTATGCTCGCAGAATGCTGACGGCACTTGGGCTTAAGGTAGGGCGCGACTACGAATCGACGCGCATTCTTCATGAAACCACGATAGGTGAAGAAGGATTCAGTGTAGCGGAACTTGCCACTTTCCATGCTCTTGTCGTTACTGCGGGAAAAAGCGCAGGCCGAGACGGCTGGCTTCCGATTCTTCATCCCTAG
- a CDS encoding ABC transporter ATP-binding protein produces the protein MLTLENIDLSYAEPPVHAVADVSFEVPTGTIVALLGESGSGKSSLLRAVAGLEPASGRVILSGRDVTGVPVHERNIGMVFQSGQLFPHRSVARNIAYGLEVRKLPKAERSARVAELLELVGLPGYENRPITTLSGGQAQRVALARTLAPRPELILLDEPLSALDRILRTRLSAQLRDILKAVAATAIYVTHDREEALNVADLIGVMHDGRLIQLGTAEQLLANPASETVQRLLT, from the coding sequence ATGCTGACGCTAGAGAACATCGACCTCAGCTACGCCGAGCCGCCGGTACATGCGGTGGCCGACGTGTCTTTCGAGGTACCCACGGGCACGATCGTGGCGTTGCTGGGGGAGTCCGGTTCAGGCAAGTCCTCGCTACTGCGGGCGGTCGCTGGTCTCGAGCCCGCGTCGGGCCGTGTGATTCTGAGCGGGCGCGATGTTACCGGTGTGCCCGTCCACGAGCGCAACATCGGGATGGTTTTCCAAAGCGGGCAGCTTTTCCCACACAGATCCGTGGCGCGCAACATCGCCTACGGTCTCGAGGTACGCAAATTGCCAAAGGCGGAGCGGTCCGCACGTGTGGCTGAGCTCCTTGAGCTCGTCGGCCTGCCAGGTTACGAGAACCGGCCGATCACCACGCTGTCCGGTGGCCAGGCCCAGCGCGTCGCCCTCGCGCGCACGCTCGCCCCACGCCCGGAGCTGATCCTTCTCGATGAGCCGCTCTCTGCTCTCGACCGCATCCTGCGCACCCGGCTCTCAGCTCAGCTGCGGGATATCCTCAAGGCCGTCGCCGCCACGGCCATCTACGTCACGCATGATCGGGAGGAGGCGCTGAATGTTGCCGACCTCATCGGCGTCATGCACGACGGGCGTCTCATCCAGCTTGGGACCGCTGAACAGTTGCTGGCCAACCCCGCTTCCGAGACGGTTCAACGGTTGCTCACGTAG
- the mobA gene encoding molybdenum cofactor guanylyltransferase, whose protein sequence is MELAAVIIQAGGTGARLGGASKPDLLIGGRRLLDILFDELCATFSGPSVVIAPDDVAIPTGAIRTLENPPRGGPLAGVAAGLAVLDLPDDAVVGLATCDAPLAPRLYPKLLASMGAEGAVPTTERGWPQYLHGVYRLGALRALTFERDGSIRKAFGALRLARVEDSDCWCMDVDTPQDAVALAARL, encoded by the coding sequence ATGGAACTTGCCGCCGTCATCATCCAAGCAGGAGGAACGGGCGCGCGCCTGGGAGGCGCCTCCAAACCCGACCTCCTCATTGGTGGCCGCCGCCTACTCGATATCCTCTTCGATGAACTCTGCGCCACTTTCTCCGGCCCATCCGTGGTGATCGCGCCTGACGACGTGGCCATACCCACGGGCGCCATTCGGACGCTAGAGAACCCACCACGAGGCGGCCCGCTGGCAGGCGTGGCCGCCGGGCTGGCGGTGCTGGATTTGCCGGACGACGCCGTCGTCGGGCTTGCGACATGCGATGCGCCGCTTGCACCTCGGCTTTACCCGAAGTTGCTCGCGAGTATGGGGGCTGAGGGTGCTGTGCCCACGACCGAGCGGGGATGGCCGCAGTATCTGCACGGCGTGTACCGGCTGGGTGCGTTGCGGGCGCTGACCTTCGAGCGGGATGGGTCGATCCGGAAAGCGTTCGGCGCATTGCGGCTGGCGAGGGTCGAGGATTCGGATTGTTGGTGTATGGACGTCGATACCCCGCAGGACGCTGTGGCGCTCGCGGCTCGTCTTTGA
- a CDS encoding thiamine ABC transporter substrate-binding protein encodes MKARNKTAKGLITMAIAVALVGCSAVDQAKLSTGDTVTVLTHDSFSISDEAKAAFEKETGMKLVTTAPGDAGMVLNQLVLNKDNPTVDAVFGIDNFSAQRALDEGVIAEYTPDKDPGADVRIGHLTAIDRGDVCLNADVAYFKSRNLAMPASFADLTKPEYKDLLVVTNPVTSSPGLAFLVGSIDQAGDAWQQYWSDLLDNGTKVVDSWSDAFYSDFSAADGKGAYPLVLSYASSPAYGAGSFVSVPGTCVAQTEYAGVVQGAKNEEGARKFIDFLLSDAVQADIPKLMYMYPVAEVQLPADWAKYAIRPKNSITPDPKVVAANRETWQKQWSQLREAR; translated from the coding sequence ATGAAAGCTAGGAACAAGACGGCTAAGGGCCTTATCACTATGGCGATCGCCGTCGCTTTAGTCGGCTGTTCGGCCGTTGACCAGGCGAAACTCAGTACTGGGGATACAGTCACGGTTTTGACACACGACTCGTTCTCGATCTCGGATGAGGCCAAGGCTGCCTTCGAAAAAGAGACAGGTATGAAGCTGGTGACCACCGCTCCGGGCGACGCCGGCATGGTGCTTAACCAACTGGTGCTCAACAAGGACAACCCGACCGTCGATGCCGTGTTCGGTATCGATAACTTCTCGGCGCAGCGTGCACTCGATGAGGGCGTTATTGCCGAGTACACCCCGGACAAGGATCCGGGCGCTGATGTCCGCATCGGCCACCTGACCGCGATCGACCGCGGCGACGTGTGCTTGAACGCCGACGTGGCCTACTTCAAATCCCGTAACCTCGCGATGCCCGCATCTTTCGCCGACCTCACCAAGCCGGAATACAAGGATCTCTTGGTGGTGACCAACCCGGTTACCTCTAGCCCCGGCCTGGCTTTCTTGGTCGGCTCGATTGACCAGGCAGGCGATGCCTGGCAGCAGTACTGGTCCGACCTGCTGGACAATGGCACGAAGGTGGTCGATTCGTGGTCGGATGCTTTCTATTCGGATTTTTCAGCCGCTGACGGCAAGGGGGCTTACCCGCTCGTCTTGTCGTATGCGTCTTCACCCGCCTATGGTGCGGGCAGCTTCGTGAGCGTGCCGGGTACGTGTGTGGCACAAACCGAGTATGCGGGTGTGGTCCAGGGCGCGAAGAACGAGGAGGGCGCGCGCAAGTTCATTGATTTCCTGCTTTCCGACGCCGTGCAGGCCGATATCCCGAAACTCATGTACATGTATCCGGTGGCAGAGGTGCAGTTGCCTGCTGATTGGGCTAAGTACGCGATTCGTCCAAAAAATTCGATCACGCCAGATCCGAAGGTGGTTGCTGCGAATCGTGAGACGTGGCAGAAGCAGTGGTCGCAGTTGCGGGAGGCTCGCTGA
- a CDS encoding DUF4921 family protein, translated as MQPYETFAEPLTIMADGTIKQLNPFSGTEVWTVPGRAHRPIGVTATDPQPVDPQKIGHHCAFCTQRVLETPPEKSRLIRKGDDAEIVYTDSVDMLSNQWEFRRVPNLFEILSFDYWAANYDYKLTLAAQRRMDHYLADPAGRAHVMGVLRTKYAARMSTEEFEELSETEKLKGAYSFFGGGHDLILGRRHFVDGATDDTQLASSGTLTPQEHEWYMRMTIEAMRDLYESNRYVRYVQVFQNWLKPAGASFDHLHKQLVAIDQRTVNGRMEVEKVRLNPNLYNEAGVNYAGYHNLVIAENKHAVAIAGFGHRYPTLEIWSKSPRIQPWEHTRDEQRAMSDLVHAMHAATGANVPTNEEWYTKPMDSDVNMPWRILLKWRVSTLAGFEGGSKIYVNTISPWALRDRVVPQLLELRAGGKLAPGISVASECSCEVNCLKYNPAL; from the coding sequence ATGCAGCCATATGAAACCTTCGCTGAACCATTGACGATCATGGCGGACGGGACAATCAAACAGCTCAACCCATTCTCGGGCACAGAAGTGTGGACTGTGCCCGGACGCGCACACAGGCCCATCGGTGTCACTGCCACCGACCCTCAGCCTGTCGACCCACAAAAGATCGGCCACCATTGCGCCTTTTGCACCCAACGCGTCCTCGAGACGCCGCCGGAAAAGTCGCGCTTGATTCGCAAGGGCGACGACGCCGAAATCGTCTACACTGACTCGGTGGACATGCTCTCCAACCAGTGGGAGTTCCGCCGAGTGCCGAACCTGTTCGAGATCCTCTCATTCGACTATTGGGCAGCTAACTACGATTACAAACTCACCCTGGCGGCACAGCGCCGCATGGATCACTACCTGGCTGACCCTGCCGGGCGTGCCCACGTCATGGGCGTGTTGCGAACCAAATACGCCGCGCGCATGAGCACCGAGGAATTCGAAGAGCTTTCCGAAACCGAAAAACTCAAAGGCGCCTACTCTTTCTTCGGCGGCGGGCATGACCTCATCTTGGGGCGGCGCCATTTCGTCGACGGCGCTACGGACGACACGCAGCTGGCGTCGTCGGGCACACTGACCCCGCAGGAACATGAGTGGTACATGCGCATGACGATAGAGGCCATGCGTGACCTGTACGAGTCAAACCGGTACGTGCGCTACGTGCAGGTCTTCCAAAATTGGCTCAAACCCGCCGGCGCTTCCTTCGACCACCTGCATAAACAGCTCGTGGCTATCGACCAGCGCACCGTCAATGGGCGCATGGAAGTGGAAAAGGTCCGCCTGAACCCGAACCTCTACAACGAGGCCGGGGTGAACTACGCTGGCTATCACAACCTCGTAATCGCCGAGAACAAGCATGCCGTGGCTATCGCAGGCTTCGGCCACCGCTACCCCACCCTGGAGATATGGTCGAAGTCGCCACGCATTCAGCCTTGGGAACATACTCGCGATGAGCAACGCGCCATGTCCGACCTCGTCCATGCCATGCACGCCGCCACCGGTGCAAACGTTCCCACCAACGAAGAGTGGTACACAAAGCCGATGGACTCGGACGTCAACATGCCTTGGCGTATCCTGCTCAAGTGGCGCGTCTCCACGCTTGCGGGCTTCGAAGGCGGCTCGAAGATCTACGTCAACACCATCTCCCCGTGGGCACTGCGCGACCGTGTGGTACCCCAACTTCTCGAGTTGCGCGCCGGGGGCAAGCTCGCCCCCGGCATCTCCGTGGCCTCTGAATGCTCCTGTGAGGTCAACTGCCTCAAGTACAACCCGGCGCTGTAA
- a CDS encoding DUF4235 domain-containing protein, protein MNIGWKLITVGIAGAAGAASNLVVNQVWERGLGKQRPTSEEELMEMPMRDVVVFTAVTALVTAVVSTALRRKAAQWYGVAA, encoded by the coding sequence ATGAACATCGGTTGGAAACTCATCACCGTCGGCATAGCTGGCGCGGCTGGAGCCGCCTCGAACCTGGTAGTGAACCAGGTGTGGGAGAGGGGCCTTGGTAAGCAGCGGCCAACCAGTGAGGAAGAGCTGATGGAGATGCCGATGCGCGATGTGGTGGTCTTCACCGCGGTGACCGCCCTGGTGACCGCCGTGGTGAGCACGGCGTTGCGGCGTAAAGCGGCGCAATGGTACGGAGTCGCGGCCTAA
- a CDS encoding monovalent cation/H+ antiporter complex subunit F has product MTYILALCMVILFVAAVLVLVRLTRGPSSLERMVAVDFMTSVLIGAVAVLAALTRREDLLALFVALSLIGFVGSMTLARFILPVDQDAKRILTRDEERRHDAALAARNDDAAPVHDVDADTKDVTEAGPMHGGATAVERRTP; this is encoded by the coding sequence GTGACCTACATCCTCGCGTTGTGTATGGTGATACTTTTCGTCGCGGCTGTGCTGGTCCTGGTGCGGCTGACGAGAGGGCCGTCGTCGCTCGAACGTATGGTCGCGGTCGATTTCATGACCTCTGTACTCATCGGCGCCGTGGCCGTGCTTGCCGCGCTGACCCGCCGCGAAGACCTACTAGCCCTGTTCGTCGCCCTTTCCCTCATCGGCTTTGTCGGTTCGATGACGCTCGCGCGATTCATCCTGCCCGTCGACCAGGACGCCAAACGCATCCTCACTCGCGACGAGGAGCGCCGCCACGACGCCGCACTCGCCGCACGAAACGACGACGCGGCGCCGGTTCACGACGTCGACGCAGACACGAAGGATGTAACAGAAGCCGGGCCGATGCACGGCGGAGCCACAGCAGTGGAGAGGAGGACACCATGA
- a CDS encoding MFS transporter translates to MAACACPFRIRAKSTRTAATVVVSAFAFMRLAFAPVSGSLSHRFGERAMYMTGIVAVAASSAASALAQSYWQLLVVRALGGIGSVMFSVAAMSLIIKLSPVHARGRASAAYGSGFLLGSILGPSVGGLLAPLGFRWPFIIYAVLLLVSTVIVGFAVPANADGHVRSTDVEPVRTPMTVREALELRRFKIVLLTAFAQGWTNFGVRVAVVPLLAASLPGAPTWLPGGALMAFAVGSAVALTRSGYFSDVYGRKYTVVAGLLVSGVFTVFMGVWDSASFMMVASFMGGVGSGAIQPAQQGAVADVIGSRPGSKVVSFFQQAADLGQILGPIAAGVMIDFSGYLLAYVFSGAILIAVGLAWIVGVR, encoded by the coding sequence ATGGCTGCATGCGCATGTCCTTTCAGGATCCGAGCCAAGTCTACCAGGACGGCGGCCACCGTCGTCGTCTCCGCCTTCGCTTTCATGCGGCTCGCCTTTGCGCCGGTCTCCGGCTCGTTATCTCATCGCTTTGGTGAGCGGGCGATGTACATGACTGGGATTGTGGCCGTGGCGGCGTCGTCGGCGGCCAGTGCCCTCGCCCAAAGTTACTGGCAGCTGCTCGTTGTGCGTGCCTTGGGTGGCATTGGGTCGGTCATGTTTTCGGTGGCGGCGATGTCACTGATCATCAAACTTTCCCCGGTGCACGCGCGCGGGCGAGCCTCGGCGGCGTACGGGTCAGGTTTCCTGCTTGGCTCGATCCTGGGTCCGTCGGTCGGTGGCCTGCTTGCGCCGTTGGGGTTTCGTTGGCCGTTTATCATCTATGCCGTTTTGTTGCTGGTGTCGACCGTGATTGTCGGGTTTGCTGTCCCGGCCAACGCCGACGGGCACGTCCGCAGCACCGACGTCGAGCCGGTCCGTACGCCCATGACTGTCCGCGAAGCACTAGAACTGCGGCGCTTCAAGATCGTGCTCCTGACGGCATTCGCGCAGGGGTGGACGAACTTTGGCGTGCGGGTGGCGGTGGTGCCGCTGTTGGCGGCGTCGTTGCCGGGGGCGCCGACGTGGCTGCCGGGAGGGGCGCTCATGGCATTCGCAGTGGGAAGCGCGGTGGCGCTCACGCGATCGGGGTACTTCTCGGATGTCTACGGGCGCAAGTACACTGTGGTGGCGGGGCTGCTGGTCTCCGGCGTGTTCACAGTGTTCATGGGCGTATGGGACTCGGCGTCGTTCATGATGGTGGCCTCGTTTATGGGAGGCGTGGGATCCGGTGCGATCCAGCCGGCTCAGCAGGGCGCGGTGGCAGACGTTATTGGGTCTCGTCCGGGGTCCAAGGTGGTCTCATTCTTTCAGCAGGCCGCAGATCTGGGCCAGATTCTGGGGCCTATCGCCGCGGGAGTCATGATCGACTTTTCCGGATACCTGCTAGCCTACGTGTTTTCTGGGGCGATCCTGATCGCGGTGGGGCTGGCCTGGATTGTGGGGGTTCGATAA
- a CDS encoding cupin domain-containing protein: MEYAGVYDDQGKKPWVIDMESETLGNDTFRTTMWTGEHLQMTVMSIPVGGDIGLEVHHGIDQFLRIEQGKGKCQMGPAEDKLDFERIVEDDDAIFVPDGVWHNVTNIGDEPLKLYTIYAVPDHLPGTVHQTQEDAEADPNED, encoded by the coding sequence ATGGAGTATGCAGGCGTATATGATGACCAAGGCAAGAAGCCATGGGTCATTGACATGGAGAGCGAAACCCTCGGAAACGACACCTTCCGCACCACGATGTGGACCGGTGAGCACCTTCAGATGACGGTCATGTCAATTCCGGTTGGGGGCGACATCGGCCTTGAGGTTCACCACGGTATTGACCAGTTCCTGCGCATCGAGCAGGGCAAGGGCAAGTGCCAGATGGGTCCGGCCGAGGATAAGCTCGATTTTGAGCGGATCGTTGAGGACGACGACGCAATCTTCGTCCCAGACGGCGTGTGGCACAACGTCACCAACATCGGCGATGAGCCGCTCAAGCTCTACACGATTTACGCTGTGCCGGATCATCTGCCTGGCACGGTCCACCAGACTCAGGAGGACGCTGAGGCTGACCCCAACGAGGACTAA
- a CDS encoding ABC transporter permease yields the protein MTRQGKFAALGWAALVVPVVFLALFFLWPVGRMLGLGLDAAAFAEVLGRLRTWRIVGQTLGMALAATVFSVLLGVPGAYVLYRLRIPGRRVLRAFATAPFALPTVVVGVAFRALFDHSGPLGFLGLDQSTAAVICAMVFFNYAVAVRTVGSMWVGLADVTDAARTLGAGPARAFFTVTLPQLGPAIAAGGGLVFLFCSTSFGIVQTLGRPGYGTLESEIFIQTTAYLDLSHAAVLSVLQLLIVVAALSASAILSARTERALGVVAQRPKRLTRASIPALVTTAATLVFLAAPLFALVAGSLRARGEWSLHNYRVLAQPGVGFSAGTSVVDALDHSIRIALDAAVIALVVGVILAFALSRRPRGHLARIGQRLLDGVVLLPLGISAVTVGFGFLITWGRLADVPTGVIVPLAQAVVALPLVVRSLVPILRAIDPRMREAAATLGASPARVLATIDLPIMARGLGIAFGFAFAISLGEFGATAFLASPDYQTLPVLISKLLGRPGVDNYGMALAGSVILAMLTGVIMFVTDLLRPRAAKGIF from the coding sequence ATGACTCGCCAAGGAAAATTCGCCGCTTTAGGCTGGGCGGCGCTCGTTGTGCCGGTGGTCTTCCTCGCGCTGTTTTTCCTGTGGCCGGTCGGTCGGATGCTCGGCCTCGGCTTGGACGCCGCGGCCTTCGCAGAGGTGCTCGGTCGGCTCCGCACGTGGCGCATCGTTGGCCAGACGCTGGGCATGGCGCTGGCGGCTACAGTTTTCTCGGTTCTGCTGGGCGTCCCGGGCGCTTATGTGCTGTATCGGCTCCGGATCCCGGGCCGCCGCGTTTTGCGTGCCTTCGCCACCGCGCCGTTTGCTCTGCCAACGGTGGTGGTGGGCGTGGCTTTTCGTGCCCTCTTTGACCACTCTGGTCCGTTAGGTTTCCTCGGCCTCGATCAGTCCACAGCAGCGGTCATCTGCGCGATGGTGTTCTTCAATTATGCAGTGGCGGTCCGTACGGTCGGGTCAATGTGGGTCGGCTTGGCGGATGTGACCGACGCCGCCCGCACTCTCGGCGCGGGTCCGGCGCGTGCGTTCTTCACGGTCACGCTCCCACAACTCGGCCCGGCGATCGCCGCAGGCGGCGGCCTCGTCTTCCTCTTCTGCTCGACCAGCTTTGGCATCGTGCAAACTCTCGGCCGTCCGGGATACGGCACTCTCGAGTCGGAGATCTTCATCCAGACCACCGCCTACCTCGACCTCAGCCACGCCGCCGTCCTATCGGTGCTCCAGCTGCTCATCGTCGTGGCGGCGTTGAGTGCCTCGGCCATCCTCTCTGCGCGCACGGAGCGCGCGCTCGGCGTCGTGGCACAGCGACCCAAGCGCCTCACCCGCGCCTCCATTCCCGCCCTCGTCACGACGGCGGCCACGCTAGTCTTCCTCGCCGCGCCGCTGTTCGCGCTCGTGGCGGGCTCCCTGCGCGCGCGGGGGGAGTGGAGCCTACACAACTACCGAGTCCTGGCCCAGCCAGGTGTCGGCTTCTCAGCAGGCACGTCGGTGGTGGACGCTCTCGACCACTCCATCCGAATCGCTCTCGACGCCGCGGTGATCGCGCTCGTCGTCGGCGTCATCCTCGCCTTCGCCCTGTCACGCCGGCCGCGGGGGCACCTGGCGCGCATCGGGCAACGCCTGCTCGACGGCGTCGTGCTCCTGCCCCTCGGAATCAGCGCGGTGACGGTGGGCTTCGGCTTCCTGATCACCTGGGGGCGCTTGGCCGATGTACCGACCGGCGTGATCGTGCCGTTAGCGCAGGCCGTGGTGGCATTGCCACTGGTGGTGCGCTCGCTCGTGCCGATCCTACGCGCTATCGACCCGCGGATGCGGGAGGCAGCCGCAACCCTTGGCGCGAGCCCGGCACGCGTGCTTGCCACAATCGACCTGCCGATCATGGCCCGCGGCCTGGGCATCGCGTTCGGCTTTGCGTTCGCGATCTCGCTGGGTGAGTTCGGTGCGACGGCGTTCCTCGCCAGCCCCGACTACCAGACCCTGCCCGTGCTCATTTCCAAACTGCTCGGTCGTCCGGGCGTGGATAATTACGGCATGGCGCTCGCGGGGTCAGTGATCCTCGCAATGCTGACCGGGGTGATTATGTTCGTCACCGACCTGTTACGCCCGCGCGCGGCCAAGGGCATATTTTAA